A genomic stretch from Verrucomicrobiia bacterium includes:
- a CDS encoding DUF5703 domain-containing protein, translating into MKSALALLTLALIVPASAEDWLAPYCVVWDSPSTNHHGSMPLGNGEVAANAWVTAAGELHLYLARTDAWDDYGRLVKVGKVRLRITPNPFAPGTAFRQTLNLRDATLRVEAGEGATRSQLRVWVDAHHPVVHVTLESQTPREVAVLAELWRTQAMEVATTEISDVLMNRKDAAGRQERMLIEPDVVLENHPDGMGWYHHNRKSVGPALMAEIQGLKDFPQPDPLLHRTFGALVVSPTAQRLNDGQLRAPPAEKHRFSLFVTARHPATPAEWLADTEAAIRRFAAAPFAARRAAHEAWWNEFWERSWIRASQSAGATTAATPLAPTNRHPLRVGWDSGGGNRYRGELGRVSVLRAALDDGAIAALAATGPQQPLPAGMPALFTATQAVLQAVAGSDAWNWPASFTVEAWVRPEKLPGGGARVLDKLTAGQRDGFLLDTYPGNSLRFIVGEHELTRAQAVPAGQWTHIAGVADAVAGGCRLYVNGRLVASDAGAILKDEAAYVSQMYHLQRFITACAGRGHYPIKFNGSLFTVPPGPTEQDPDYRRWGPGYWWQNTRLPYLSLCTSGDFDLLQPLFRMYAQELLPLCKYRTQRYCGHAGAFYPECLMFWGAIFSETYGWTPFEQRRDKLQESGWHKYEWLCGLEVGWMLMDYYEHTLDRKFLENTVLPLVREVLTFFDRHYPTNAAGQLVMAPSQAAETWWRCTNAVTELSGCIALTERMLALPAGLAPAADRRFWQQFRAKLPPIPTREIRGRKALAPAEFFADKRNVENPELYPVFPFRLFAFNRPNADWAVAALEHREDKGHFGWRQDDIFMAYLGLTEDARKGLVARARRWDRNERFPAFWGPNYDWTPDQDHGGVLMKTLQAMLLQSDGPRIYLFPAWPKAWNVDFKLHAPQQTILTGTYREGRLTSLQVMPARRKAEVTIMTP; encoded by the coding sequence ATGAAGTCTGCATTGGCCCTTTTGACGCTGGCCCTCATTGTTCCCGCCTCAGCGGAGGATTGGTTGGCGCCTTACTGCGTCGTGTGGGACTCGCCCAGCACCAATCATCACGGGTCCATGCCTCTGGGCAACGGCGAAGTGGCGGCCAACGCCTGGGTTACCGCCGCCGGGGAGTTGCACCTCTATTTGGCCCGGACGGATGCCTGGGATGACTACGGCCGGCTGGTCAAGGTGGGCAAGGTGCGGCTGCGCATCACGCCCAACCCGTTTGCTCCCGGCACGGCCTTCCGCCAAACCTTGAATCTGCGCGACGCCACGCTGCGGGTGGAGGCAGGCGAGGGGGCGACGCGCAGCCAGCTTCGCGTATGGGTGGATGCGCATCATCCGGTGGTGCACGTGACCCTGGAAAGCCAAACGCCGCGGGAGGTGGCCGTGCTGGCCGAGTTGTGGCGCACGCAGGCGATGGAGGTGGCCACCACGGAGATCAGCGATGTGCTCATGAATCGCAAAGATGCGGCGGGGCGGCAGGAGCGGATGCTGATTGAGCCGGACGTGGTGTTGGAAAACCACCCCGACGGGATGGGGTGGTATCACCACAACCGCAAGTCGGTCGGGCCGGCCTTGATGGCTGAGATTCAGGGGCTGAAAGATTTTCCGCAGCCGGATCCCTTGTTGCACCGCACCTTCGGCGCCCTGGTGGTGAGTCCCACGGCGCAACGGCTGAATGATGGGCAGCTTCGCGCACCCCCTGCGGAGAAGCATCGTTTCAGCCTGTTCGTCACCGCCCGGCATCCCGCCACACCAGCGGAATGGCTGGCCGACACGGAAGCCGCCATTCGGCGGTTTGCAGCCGCTCCCTTTGCCGCCCGCCGGGCCGCTCATGAAGCGTGGTGGAATGAGTTTTGGGAGCGGAGTTGGATCCGTGCCAGCCAAAGCGCTGGCGCTACGACGGCCGCCACGCCGCTGGCCCCCACCAACCGGCATCCGCTGCGCGTGGGGTGGGATTCGGGCGGCGGCAACCGTTACCGGGGTGAACTGGGCCGGGTCAGTGTATTGCGCGCAGCTTTGGATGACGGGGCCATTGCGGCCCTGGCCGCGACGGGGCCGCAACAGCCGCTGCCGGCGGGCATGCCGGCGCTTTTCACCGCCACGCAGGCCGTGCTACAGGCCGTGGCCGGCTCCGATGCCTGGAACTGGCCGGCCAGTTTTACGGTGGAAGCGTGGGTGCGGCCCGAGAAACTGCCTGGGGGTGGCGCGCGCGTGCTGGACAAGCTCACCGCCGGCCAGCGGGACGGCTTTTTGTTGGATACGTACCCCGGCAACAGCCTGCGGTTCATTGTGGGCGAGCATGAACTGACGCGTGCCCAGGCGGTGCCCGCCGGGCAGTGGACGCATATTGCCGGGGTGGCGGATGCCGTGGCCGGGGGGTGCCGGCTTTATGTCAACGGGCGGCTGGTGGCCAGCGATGCGGGCGCCATCCTCAAAGATGAAGCGGCCTACGTCAGCCAGATGTATCATTTGCAGCGCTTCATCACCGCCTGCGCGGGGCGCGGCCATTACCCCATCAAATTCAACGGGTCGCTCTTCACCGTGCCGCCCGGCCCGACGGAACAGGATCCCGACTACCGCCGCTGGGGGCCCGGGTATTGGTGGCAAAACACGCGGCTGCCTTATTTGTCGCTGTGCACGTCCGGGGATTTTGATTTGCTGCAGCCGCTGTTCCGCATGTATGCCCAGGAGCTGTTGCCCCTGTGCAAGTACCGCACGCAGCGCTACTGCGGCCATGCGGGGGCGTTTTATCCCGAGTGCCTCATGTTCTGGGGCGCCATTTTCAGCGAGACCTACGGCTGGACGCCCTTTGAACAACGCCGGGACAAGCTGCAGGAAAGCGGCTGGCACAAGTACGAGTGGCTGTGCGGCCTGGAGGTGGGCTGGATGTTGATGGATTACTACGAGCACACGCTGGACCGCAAATTTTTGGAGAATACCGTGCTGCCGTTGGTGCGGGAGGTGCTCACGTTCTTTGACCGGCATTATCCCACCAACGCCGCCGGCCAACTGGTGATGGCCCCCTCCCAGGCGGCGGAAACGTGGTGGCGTTGCACCAACGCCGTGACCGAACTTTCCGGCTGCATCGCGCTCACCGAACGGATGCTGGCGTTGCCGGCGGGTCTGGCGCCGGCCGCGGACCGCCGTTTCTGGCAACAATTTCGCGCCAAGCTGCCGCCCATTCCGACGCGGGAAATCCGGGGGCGGAAAGCTCTCGCGCCGGCCGAATTTTTCGCCGACAAACGCAACGTGGAGAATCCCGAGTTGTATCCCGTGTTTCCCTTCCGACTGTTTGCGTTTAATCGTCCGAATGCGGACTGGGCGGTGGCCGCGCTGGAACACCGCGAGGACAAGGGGCATTTTGGCTGGCGGCAGGATGACATTTTCATGGCTTATCTGGGACTGACCGAGGATGCCCGCAAGGGCCTCGTGGCCCGGGCCCGGCGCTGGGATCGCAACGAGCGTTTTCCGGCCTTTTGGGGGCCGAATTATGATTGGACGCCCGATCAGGATCATGGAGGCGTTCTCATGAAAACATTGCAGGCGATGCTGCTGCAAAGCGATGGCCCCCGCATTTACCTCTTCCCGGCCTGGCCCAAGGCCTGGAATGTGGACTTCAAACTGCACGCGCCCCAACAAACGATCCTGACAGGGACGTACCGCGAGGGCCGGCTAACCTCCCTGCAGGTGATGCCTGCGCGGCGCAAGGCCGAGGTGACAATTATGACTCCTTGA
- a CDS encoding N-acetyltransferase — translation MKIIPLARTAGDIHRFLQAAYPIYRGDPHWVAPLLLDQRQLFSDDNPFFQHARMQLWLAERDGRPVGRVAAIYDEHYVQFQKDPAAFWGFFECVNDPSVSGALFEAATAWARQQNARRLLGPMNPSTNDECGLLVQGFDRPPVFMMTYNPPYYPRLIEQAGFSKAKDLLAFFFDLANTPMERFERIAAKFAKREPDMCLRPIRKKTLAEDIRKVTEVYNEAWEANWGFVPMTPAEIQFMAKRLKPLLFEGLAYLMETPQETVGFLLASPDYNQAFLPLGGRLLSPGLFKALPYLLHWKTTDIVRVITLGVKKKYRGRGVEAAMLCHGLRTGFRAGFRHVEASWVLEDNEPVKRVIELFGGEVYKVYRVYSREC, via the coding sequence ATGAAAATCATCCCGCTGGCAAGAACGGCCGGGGACATCCACCGCTTTCTCCAGGCCGCTTACCCCATTTACCGGGGCGACCCCCACTGGGTGGCCCCCTTGCTGTTGGACCAGCGGCAGCTCTTCTCGGATGACAACCCTTTTTTCCAACATGCCCGGATGCAGTTGTGGCTGGCGGAGCGGGACGGCCGGCCCGTGGGGCGCGTGGCTGCCATTTATGATGAGCATTACGTGCAGTTTCAAAAAGACCCCGCGGCCTTTTGGGGTTTTTTTGAATGCGTGAACGACCCCTCCGTGAGCGGCGCGCTCTTCGAGGCGGCCACAGCCTGGGCCCGCCAGCAGAACGCCCGGCGCCTCCTCGGCCCCATGAACCCCAGCACCAATGACGAGTGCGGCCTCCTGGTGCAGGGGTTCGACCGCCCGCCCGTCTTCATGATGACGTACAATCCGCCGTACTATCCGCGGCTGATCGAGCAGGCCGGTTTTTCCAAGGCCAAAGACTTGTTGGCCTTTTTCTTTGACCTGGCCAACACGCCCATGGAGCGCTTCGAACGCATCGCCGCCAAGTTTGCCAAACGCGAGCCTGACATGTGCCTCCGTCCCATCCGCAAAAAGACACTCGCGGAGGACATTCGCAAGGTCACCGAGGTGTACAACGAGGCCTGGGAGGCCAACTGGGGTTTCGTCCCCATGACCCCGGCGGAAATTCAATTCATGGCCAAACGCCTGAAGCCCCTCCTCTTTGAGGGGCTGGCCTACCTGATGGAAACGCCGCAGGAAACCGTGGGCTTCCTGCTGGCCTCCCCGGACTACAACCAGGCCTTCCTGCCTCTGGGCGGCCGGCTGTTGTCTCCCGGTCTGTTCAAGGCCCTGCCGTATCTGCTGCACTGGAAAACCACCGACATCGTCCGCGTCATCACGCTGGGGGTGAAAAAGAAATACCGCGGCCGCGGCGTGGAGGCGGCCATGTTGTGCCACGGCCTGCGTACCGGTTTCCGCGCCGGTTTCCGGCATGTCGAGGCCTCGTGGGTGCTGGAGGACAACGAGCCCGTCAAGCGCGTCATCGAACTCTTCGGGGGCGAAGTGTACAAAGTCTATCGCGTGTACAGCCGGGAATGTTAA
- a CDS encoding DUF4340 domain-containing protein: MNRKQLLLLVIAGLILGVAGWALYRSNQNQWKASTRTREAYLPNFPVNDIAEIRIRAGTNELVLAKAEGRWVVRQRANFPASFSEISDFLRKLADLKPGDPIEVGQSQLGRFELLDPDKGTNAATRVEFKNKDGKLLSTLLLGKKYLRKNPGAGPMGGGEWPEGRYLMIAGDLASVCLVKEVFSNVEPKPESWLDREFFKVEKVKAISFVSTNASHSWKIARDNETAEWKMSNLATNETLDTVKASSAASSLAFPSFADVLEKGAKPEETGLNDPQTVIMETFDGFTYTLKFGKPTADGNNYPMSFAVAYTPAQKERAPGKDEKPEDKERLDKEFKDNLKKLQDKYEKEKQFEKWDYLISKWSVEPLIKPRHEMLVIKAPESNGGATNAPPAAATN, from the coding sequence ATGAATCGCAAACAACTTCTCCTCCTCGTAATCGCCGGCCTGATCCTCGGGGTGGCCGGCTGGGCTTTGTATCGGTCCAATCAAAACCAATGGAAGGCCTCCACCCGCACCCGGGAGGCCTATCTCCCCAACTTCCCGGTCAATGACATTGCCGAAATCCGCATCCGCGCCGGCACCAATGAATTGGTGCTGGCCAAGGCGGAGGGCCGCTGGGTGGTGCGCCAACGGGCCAATTTCCCGGCCAGTTTCTCCGAGATCTCCGATTTCCTGCGCAAGCTGGCCGATCTGAAACCCGGCGACCCCATCGAGGTGGGCCAGAGCCAGCTTGGCCGCTTTGAATTGCTGGACCCCGACAAAGGCACCAACGCCGCCACGCGGGTGGAGTTCAAAAACAAGGACGGCAAGCTGCTCTCCACTTTGTTGCTGGGCAAAAAGTACCTGCGCAAAAACCCCGGCGCCGGCCCCATGGGCGGCGGCGAATGGCCGGAGGGACGGTACTTGATGATCGCCGGCGACCTCGCCAGCGTGTGCCTCGTCAAGGAGGTCTTCAGCAACGTCGAGCCCAAGCCGGAGTCCTGGCTGGACCGCGAGTTTTTCAAGGTGGAGAAGGTCAAGGCCATCTCCTTCGTCTCCACCAACGCCAGCCATTCCTGGAAAATCGCGCGCGACAATGAAACCGCCGAGTGGAAGATGAGCAATCTGGCCACCAATGAAACCCTGGACACCGTCAAGGCCTCCAGCGCCGCTTCTTCCCTGGCCTTTCCCTCTTTCGCTGATGTGCTGGAGAAAGGGGCCAAACCGGAGGAAACCGGTTTGAATGACCCGCAAACCGTCATCATGGAAACCTTTGACGGCTTCACCTACACCTTGAAGTTTGGCAAACCGACCGCCGACGGCAACAACTACCCCATGAGCTTCGCCGTGGCCTATACCCCGGCCCAAAAAGAGCGCGCGCCCGGCAAGGACGAAAAGCCGGAGGACAAGGAGCGCCTGGATAAGGAGTTCAAAGACAACCTCAAAAAGTTGCAGGACAAGTACGAAAAGGAAAAACAATTTGAGAAATGGGACTACCTGATCTCCAAGTGGTCGGTGGAGCCGTTAATCAAGCCGCGGCATGAAATGCTCGTCATCAAGGCCCCCGAATCCAACGGCGGCGCCACCAATGCGCCCCCCGCAGCGGCCACCAATTAA